A genomic region of Streptomyces rimosus contains the following coding sequences:
- a CDS encoding pyridoxal phosphate-dependent aminotransferase, which produces MSATPPAQSPTDRRVSARVGAISESATLAVDAKAKALKAAGRPVIGFGAGEPDFPTPGYIVEAAVEACRNPKYHRYTPAGGLPELKAAIAAKTLRDSGYEVEAANVLVTNGGKQAIYEAFAAILDPGDEVIVPAPYWTTYPESIRLAGGVPVEVVADETTGYRVSVEQLEAARTDRTKVLLFVSPSNPTGAVYTREQVEAVGRWAAEHGLWVLTDEIYEHLVYGDATFCSLPVVVPELREKCIIVNGVAKTYAMTGWRVGWAIGPKDVIKAAANLQSHATSNVSNVAQAAAVAAVSGDLTAVEEMKTAFDRRRRTMVRMLNEIDGVLCPEPEGAFYAYPSVKDLLGKEIRGKRPRTSVELAELILEEAEVAVVPGEAFGTPGYLRLSYALGDEDLVEGITRVQNLLAEAK; this is translated from the coding sequence ATGAGCGCTACTCCTCCCGCACAGTCCCCCACCGACCGTCGGGTGTCGGCCCGCGTCGGGGCGATCTCCGAGTCCGCGACCCTCGCCGTGGACGCCAAGGCCAAGGCCCTCAAGGCCGCCGGTCGACCGGTGATCGGCTTCGGCGCCGGCGAGCCCGACTTCCCCACGCCCGGCTACATCGTCGAGGCGGCCGTCGAAGCCTGCCGCAACCCGAAGTACCACCGCTACACCCCGGCCGGCGGCCTGCCCGAGCTGAAGGCCGCGATCGCCGCCAAGACGCTGCGCGACTCCGGTTACGAGGTCGAGGCGGCGAACGTGCTGGTCACCAACGGTGGCAAGCAGGCGATCTACGAGGCGTTCGCGGCGATCCTGGACCCGGGCGACGAGGTCATCGTGCCCGCCCCGTACTGGACCACCTACCCGGAGTCGATCCGGCTGGCGGGCGGCGTGCCGGTGGAGGTGGTGGCCGACGAGACCACCGGTTACCGGGTGTCCGTGGAGCAGCTGGAGGCGGCCCGTACGGACCGTACGAAGGTGCTGCTGTTCGTCTCGCCGTCCAACCCGACCGGCGCGGTCTACACCCGCGAGCAGGTCGAGGCGGTGGGCCGCTGGGCCGCCGAGCACGGCCTGTGGGTGCTCACCGACGAGATCTACGAGCACCTGGTCTACGGCGACGCGACGTTCTGCTCGCTGCCGGTGGTCGTGCCGGAGCTGCGCGAGAAGTGCATCATCGTCAACGGTGTGGCGAAGACGTACGCGATGACCGGCTGGCGGGTGGGCTGGGCGATCGGCCCGAAGGACGTGATCAAGGCCGCGGCGAACCTCCAGTCGCACGCCACCTCGAACGTCTCCAACGTGGCGCAGGCCGCGGCCGTCGCGGCGGTCTCCGGCGACCTGACGGCCGTCGAGGAGATGAAGACCGCCTTCGACCGGCGCCGCCGGACGATGGTGCGGATGCTCAACGAGATCGACGGCGTGCTGTGCCCGGAGCCGGAGGGGGCGTTCTACGCGTACCCCTCGGTCAAGGACCTGCTCGGCAAGGAGATCCGCGGCAAGCGCCCGCGGACCAGCGTGGAGCTGGCCGAGCTGATCCTGGAGGAGGCCGAGGTCGCGGTGGTCCCGGGTGAGGCGTTCGGCACGCCGGGCTACCTGCGCCTGTCGTACGCGCTCGGCGACGAGGACCTGGTCGAGGGCATCACGCGCGTGCAGAACCTGCTTGCCGAGGCGAAGTAG
- the secE gene encoding preprotein translocase subunit SecE has protein sequence MTDALGSIDMPERGRSEDENAESKKPRRGGKRGKKGPFARLALFYRQIIAELRKVVWPTRGQLSTYTTVVIVFVVIVIGLVTVIDLGFNQAVKYVFG, from the coding sequence GTGACGGACGCCCTGGGCTCCATCGACATGCCTGAGCGCGGTCGTTCCGAAGACGAGAACGCGGAGTCGAAGAAGCCCCGCCGCGGCGGCAAGCGCGGCAAGAAGGGCCCCTTCGCCCGGCTGGCGCTCTTCTACCGGCAGATCATCGCCGAACTCCGCAAGGTCGTCTGGCCCACGCGGGGACAGCTTTCGACGTACACCACTGTGGTGATCGTCTTCGTCGTCATCGTCATCGGTCTCGTAACCGTGATTGACTTGGGATTCAACCAGGCCGTCAAGTACGTCTTCGGCTGA
- the nusG gene encoding transcription termination/antitermination protein NusG: MSDPNLNDAADSVETAAADVDAAASAEVEGDAAALADEEAAREIVEGADAADELDTEDAEAGEPAEEAAVTVEDEAAAVAETAEDAAAEGEDEPVDPIAALREELRTLPGEWYVIHTYAGYEKRVKANLEQRAVSLNVEDFIYQAEVPEEEIVQIKNGERKNVRQNKLPGYVLVRMDLTNESWGVVRNTPGVTGFVGNAYDPYPLTLDEIVKMLAPEAEEKAAKEAAEAEGKPAPSRKVEVQVLDFEVGDSVTVTDGPFATLQATINEINADSKKVKGLVEIFGRETPVELSFDQIQKN; encoded by the coding sequence GTGTCTGACCCGAACCTGAACGACGCCGCCGACTCCGTCGAGACGGCAGCGGCCGACGTTGACGCGGCTGCCTCGGCCGAGGTCGAGGGCGACGCTGCGGCGCTTGCCGACGAAGAGGCCGCCCGCGAGATCGTCGAGGGCGCCGACGCGGCCGACGAGCTCGACACCGAGGACGCCGAGGCGGGCGAGCCCGCCGAGGAGGCCGCGGTCACCGTCGAGGACGAGGCCGCCGCTGTGGCCGAGACCGCCGAGGACGCGGCGGCCGAGGGCGAGGACGAGCCGGTCGACCCGATCGCCGCGCTGCGCGAGGAGCTGCGGACCCTGCCGGGCGAGTGGTACGTGATCCACACCTACGCGGGCTACGAGAAGCGCGTGAAGGCCAACCTGGAGCAGCGCGCCGTCTCGCTCAACGTCGAGGACTTCATCTACCAGGCCGAGGTCCCCGAGGAAGAGATCGTCCAGATCAAGAACGGCGAGCGCAAGAACGTCCGCCAGAACAAGCTCCCGGGCTACGTGCTCGTGCGCATGGACCTGACGAACGAGTCCTGGGGCGTCGTGCGCAACACGCCGGGCGTCACCGGCTTCGTGGGCAACGCCTACGACCCGTACCCGCTCACCCTGGACGAGATCGTCAAGATGCTCGCCCCGGAGGCCGAGGAGAAGGCCGCCAAGGAGGCCGCCGAGGCCGAGGGCAAGCCGGCTCCGTCCCGCAAGGTCGAGGTCCAGGTGCTGGACTTCGAGGTGGGCGACTCGGTCACCGTCACCGACGGCCCGTTCGCCACGCTGCAGGCCACGATCAACGAGATCAACGCCGACTCGAAGAAGGTCAAGGGCCTCGTCGAGATCTTCGGCCGCGAGACCCCGGTCGAGCTGAGCTTCGACCAGATCCAGAAGAACTGA
- the rplK gene encoding 50S ribosomal protein L11, translating to MPPKKKKVTGLIKLQIQAGAANPAPPVGPALGQHGVNIMEFCKAYNAATESQRGWVIPVEITVYEDRSFTFITKTPPASKMILKAAGVEKGSGEPHKNKVAKITADQVREIATTKMPDLNANDLDAASKIIAGTARSMGITVEG from the coding sequence ATGCCTCCCAAGAAGAAGAAGGTCACGGGGCTCATCAAGCTCCAGATCCAGGCTGGTGCCGCGAACCCGGCTCCGCCGGTCGGCCCCGCGCTGGGTCAGCACGGCGTCAACATCATGGAGTTCTGCAAGGCCTACAACGCCGCGACCGAGTCGCAGCGTGGCTGGGTCATCCCGGTGGAGATCACGGTCTACGAGGACCGTTCCTTCACCTTCATCACCAAGACCCCGCCGGCCTCGAAGATGATCCTGAAGGCCGCGGGCGTGGAGAAGGGCTCCGGCGAGCCGCACAAGAACAAGGTCGCCAAGATCACGGCCGACCAGGTTCGCGAGATCGCCACCACCAAGATGCCCGACCTGAACGCCAACGACCTGGACGCCGCGTCGAAGATCATCGCCGGCACCGCCCGTTCCATGGGCATCACGGTCGAGGGCTGA
- the rplA gene encoding 50S ribosomal protein L1, with protein MKRSKNLRNADAKIDRERLYAPLEAVRLAKETSTAKFDATVEVAMRLGVDPRKADQMVRGTVNLPHGTGKTARVLVFATGDRAAAAEAAGADIVGSDELIDEVSKGRLDFDAVVATPDLMGKVGRLGRVLGPRGLMPNPKTGTVTPDVAKAVTDIKGGKIEFRVDKHANLHFIIGKVSFDDAKLVENYAAALEEINRLKPSAAKGRYIKKATITTTMGPGVQVDANRTRNLLVEEDPAAV; from the coding sequence GTGAAGCGCAGCAAGAATCTTCGCAACGCGGACGCGAAGATCGACCGGGAGCGTCTGTACGCCCCGCTCGAGGCCGTCCGTCTGGCCAAGGAGACCTCCACGGCCAAGTTCGACGCGACCGTCGAGGTCGCCATGCGTCTGGGTGTCGACCCGCGCAAGGCCGACCAGATGGTCCGTGGCACCGTGAACCTTCCGCACGGCACCGGTAAGACCGCCCGGGTCCTGGTCTTCGCGACCGGCGACCGTGCTGCGGCCGCGGAAGCCGCGGGCGCCGACATCGTCGGCTCCGACGAACTGATCGACGAGGTCTCCAAGGGCCGTCTGGACTTCGACGCCGTCGTCGCCACGCCGGACCTCATGGGCAAGGTCGGCCGCCTCGGCCGCGTGCTCGGTCCCCGTGGTCTGATGCCGAACCCGAAGACCGGCACCGTCACCCCGGATGTCGCCAAGGCTGTCACCGACATCAAGGGCGGCAAGATCGAGTTCCGCGTGGACAAGCACGCGAACCTCCACTTCATCATCGGCAAGGTGTCCTTCGACGACGCCAAGCTGGTGGAGAACTACGCCGCGGCGCTGGAAGAGATCAACCGTCTCAAGCCGTCCGCCGCCAAGGGCCGGTACATCAAGAAGGCCACCATCACCACCACGATGGGCCCCGGTGTGCAGGTCGACGCCAACCGCACCCGCAACCTCCTCGTCGAGGAGGACCCGGCCGCCGTCTGA